The bacterium genome includes a window with the following:
- a CDS encoding glycosyltransferase family 2 protein: MELSIIILNYNGKHWLKDCLDSILKNTTNTNFEILLVDNASTDGSIEYVEKEFPSVKIIKNKTNVGFTRGNNIGIKEAVGEYICILNNDTIILSDAIENLLGFVKLHPLKVLAAGKLLGFDGKFQTNYTKYPEFLQEYLNFTIFKLKAPNFLIRKKACISKENGKYIDKICKVDVVTGTFFIIKREDMLKLGGFDENIFIFYEDADLCFRFRKNGGHIFYYPDAVIKHYMGGYYKSHKLDAIEKSYQSILYYFRKHYGRGYCFLFDFAVKKTIFIMLFYLMAIPALISNENSNYRRKIEEKIRMFHYILGI, from the coding sequence ATGGAACTCTCAATAATAATTTTAAATTATAACGGGAAACATTGGCTTAAAGATTGTCTGGACTCTATTTTAAAAAATACTACTAATACTAACTTTGAAATACTTTTAGTAGATAATGCCTCTACAGATGGAAGTATTGAATATGTTGAAAAAGAATTTCCTTCAGTAAAGATTATTAAAAATAAGACAAATGTGGGATTTACACGTGGAAACAATATAGGAATAAAAGAGGCAGTAGGAGAGTATATATGTATATTAAATAACGATACAATTATTCTTTCAGATGCTATTGAGAATCTTTTAGGTTTTGTTAAATTGCATCCTTTAAAAGTCCTTGCTGCAGGTAAGTTATTAGGATTTGATGGAAAATTTCAAACAAATTATACTAAGTATCCAGAGTTTTTGCAAGAATATTTAAATTTTACAATTTTTAAGCTTAAAGCGCCTAATTTTCTTATTAGAAAAAAAGCATGTATTAGTAAGGAAAATGGTAAATATATAGATAAAATTTGCAAAGTTGATGTAGTTACAGGAACGTTTTTTATAATTAAAAGGGAAGATATGTTGAAATTAGGCGGCTTTGATGAGAACATTTTTATATTTTATGAAGATGCGGATTTATGTTTTAGGTTTAGAAAAAATGGCGGACATATTTTTTATTATCCAGATGCTGTTATAAAACATTATATGGGAGGGTATTATAAATCTCACAAATTAGATGCAATAGAAAAAAGTTATCAAAGCATTTTGTATTATTTTAGAAAACATTATGGCAGGGGATATTGTTTCTTGTTTGATTTTGCTGTGAAAAAGACAATTTTTATTATGTTGTTCTATTTGATGGCTATACCGGCACTTATATCTAATGAAAATTCTAATTATAGAAGGAAAATAGAGGAAAAGATAAGAATGTTTCATTATATATTAGGAATATAA
- a CDS encoding glycosyltransferase family 4 protein: protein MKNVLIIAYHFPPIGGGAVLRTQKFVKYLPQFGLMPTVVTTDIPVSIKDDSLLGELDKRIEIFRTVTFEKFGIEKSLDEKIHKQNKEKRVLFAKLLIIWKFFKNTIINNFFIPDRYVGWTIFAYKKCKEIIKRQKIDMIYSSSPPVSAHLVAYLLKCHKKIPWVMDYRDLWLNHNILGPKTKFSKFISNKLEKKFISRADKIISATAIITEDFIDRYKKNNKFITITNGYDKEKFENNHTSKYKTKNKFTIVYSGSFSNYQTPEYFLIAIKELLLEHNDFKSDIEVVFAGSVEQNHLVSTIVNFVGFIPYQEAVDLICSADVLLLTIYELQCSKSVLTTKLFDYIGAQNPILALIPPGIASEMIKNEKLGVVVSPKNIPDIKDAILEFYVKWKEKKLYTGANYSVLAKKFDRKQLTYELSKVLNEAINHKKII, encoded by the coding sequence ATGAAAAATGTATTGATAATAGCTTATCATTTCCCTCCGATAGGAGGAGGAGCTGTTTTAAGAACACAAAAATTTGTAAAATACTTGCCTCAATTTGGATTGATGCCAACAGTTGTTACAACGGATATTCCTGTTTCTATAAAAGATGATAGTTTATTAGGAGAACTTGATAAAAGAATAGAGATTTTTAGAACAGTTACATTTGAAAAATTTGGCATAGAGAAAAGCTTGGATGAAAAAATTCATAAACAAAACAAAGAAAAAAGAGTGTTATTTGCAAAATTACTTATTATTTGGAAATTTTTTAAAAACACTATTATAAATAATTTTTTTATACCAGATAGGTATGTAGGCTGGACAATATTTGCATATAAAAAATGTAAAGAAATTATAAAAAGACAAAAAATAGATATGATATATAGTTCATCCCCGCCGGTTTCTGCTCATTTAGTTGCGTATCTATTAAAATGTCATAAAAAAATACCATGGGTAATGGATTATAGAGACTTATGGTTGAATCATAATATATTGGGGCCTAAAACCAAATTTAGTAAATTTATTAGTAACAAGTTAGAAAAAAAATTTATTTCTAGAGCAGACAAAATTATTTCAGCTACTGCTATAATAACAGAAGATTTTATAGATAGATATAAAAAAAATAATAAATTTATTACAATAACAAATGGTTATGATAAAGAAAAATTTGAAAATAACCATACAAGCAAATATAAAACAAAGAATAAATTTACTATTGTTTATAGTGGTAGTTTTTCTAATTATCAAACGCCCGAATACTTTCTCATAGCAATTAAAGAATTATTATTAGAGCACAATGATTTTAAATCGGATATTGAAGTTGTTTTTGCTGGTAGTGTAGAACAAAATCATCTTGTATCAACCATAGTTAATTTTGTAGGATTTATACCTTACCAGGAAGCTGTGGATTTGATATGTTCTGCAGATGTTTTGTTGCTTACAATATATGAATTACAGTGTAGCAAAAGTGTTTTAACTACTAAGTTATTTGATTATATTGGTGCGCAAAATCCCATACTTGCGCTTATTCCACCAGGGATAGCTTCAGAAATGATTAAAAATGAAAAGCTTGGAGTCGTTGTTTCTCCTAAAAATATTCCAGATATAAAAGACGCAATTCTTGAGTTTTATGTAAAATGGAAAGAAAAAAAACTTTATACGGGGGCAAATTATAGTGTGCTTGCTAAAAAGTTTGATAGAAAACAATTGACTTATGAATTAAGTAAGGTATTAAATGAGGCAATAAATCATAAAAAAATAATATGA